A region of the Akkermansia muciniphila genome:
AAAGATGTTAAAGCGATAACAGAGCACAGAGGAAAAAAGAGACGGCGCATGTACACATTACGTACCGGAATTCCATTTTCTCTCAAGAAAAAAGAGTGTTTCCGCTATTCCGCCAACGGACGCACCGGAATGCCCCTGGAGGCAAAGTAGGTTTTGGCTTCCGGCACCGTATATTCGCCAAAGTGGAAGATGGAAGCCGCCAGCACGGCATCCGCCTTTCCCTCCACCAGCACGTCCACCATGTGGTCCAGGTTGCCCGCCCCTCCGCTGGCGATCACGGGAATGCGCACCGCCTCGCTGACGGCGCGGGTCAGTTCAATATCGTACCCGGTTTTGGCCCCGTCCGCATCCATGCTGGTCAACAGGATTTCCCCGGCACCGCGGCGTTCCGCCTCTACGGCCCATTCCACGGCATCCAGCCCCACGAATTTACGGCCGCCATGGGTGGAAACGCCCCATTTGCCGGGAGCCTGCCTTTTGGCGTCAATGGCCACGACAATGCACTGGCTGCCGAAGGCCGCCGCGCCTTCATTGATCAGTTCCGGGCGGTTGATGGCCGCCGTATTCAGGGACACCTTGTCCGCGCCCGCCAGAAGCATTTCACGCATGTCCTTTACGGAGCGGATGCCTCCGCCCACAGTCAGCGGCATGAAGCAGCATGCCGCCGTGCGGCGCACCACGTCCACCATGGTGGCGCGGCCGTCGGAAGAAGCGGTAATGTCCAGAAAAACAAGCTCGTCCGCCTGCTGGGCATCATATGCCCTGGCGCATTCCACCGGGTCACCGGCATCCCTCAGATTGACGAAATTGGTCCCCTTGACGACTCTGCCGTCCGTCACGTCCAGACACGGAATGATTCTTTTTGCCAGCACGGCCTTATCAAGCCATCACCGCCAGCAAAGGGAAAGCCTAAAATACGGCTTGCCTCAGGATGCCTATGATGGGAAAAAACGTCTCTTTCCTATAAATATCCCGTTCCAGGCTTTCTTTGTCATCTCCATCAAATTTGAAGACAATTCCTTGAATTTAAATAAATGGATAAATGCATAGAAAGCATTTTACCCGCTTTCCTCCTCCTGTGTAATAAATGTCTGCGGATTAAGAATCCGCAAGCAATAAAAAATATTAACCATTAACTTATTATACATTCTAATACATTGTAAATAAGAATATTATAATATATCTGGTCTTTTTATAATTCATCCTTTCCATACTTGCTCCGCAAGTTATGTTGAGTGTGCGTTTCTCATGAAAAAGCCGGATTCTTAATCCGGTAAACGGATGCAAATACTGCCTCCCAGTATTCTTGACTCAAAAGTTTAATAAAATGAAGAAAACACTTTCTCTTCTGGCCGTCACGCTTCTCGGCATTTCCGGCGTCCAGGCCGCCGTCACCCTGGTTTCCGGATTCTCCCGGTTTGACCAGACTTCACCAGACAGCGGCACCGCTGTTTCCGATCTGGGAACGAAGTCCCTCAGCTGGACGCTTAACGACGCTCTCTGGAATAATGACGGAACATGGACGTCCAATGCGACCAATTCAAAGAAAAACGGGCTTGACGTTTCCTCCCTCCAGCTTTCCGGAGCTGCCGGCTATACGGTGAACATTAACTTCTCCAGCGCCGCCAGCCTGGACAACACTGATTCCCTCTTCTGCGCTTCCATTGGCGGAACTGGTCTTAATTCCATTGTAGGACGCTATGAAAGCGGCAAGATAGGCATTGCCAACAATGGCAGCAGCTCGGGACGTCCCGCAAGCGGCTTAAGCAGCACCGCCATTGACTTCAACAGCCCGTTTTCACTGACTCTCTCCGTTCAGGCAGGGGGAGCCTACAGCGTGTTCATTACGCAGAACGGCACCACTCAGACCGTGTCCTGGCCCACCATGGCCCAAGCCGGAAATCTGGACCAGCTCTATATCGGCTGCTGGGCAACCT
Encoded here:
- the hisF gene encoding imidazole glycerol phosphate synthase subunit HisF; the protein is MLAKRIIPCLDVTDGRVVKGTNFVNLRDAGDPVECARAYDAQQADELVFLDITASSDGRATMVDVVRRTAACCFMPLTVGGGIRSVKDMREMLLAGADKVSLNTAAINRPELINEGAAAFGSQCIVVAIDAKRQAPGKWGVSTHGGRKFVGLDAVEWAVEAERRGAGEILLTSMDADGAKTGYDIELTRAVSEAVRIPVIASGGAGNLDHMVDVLVEGKADAVLAASIFHFGEYTVPEAKTYFASRGIPVRPLAE
- a CDS encoding PEP-CTERM sorting domain-containing protein: MKKTLSLLAVTLLGISGVQAAVTLVSGFSRFDQTSPDSGTAVSDLGTKSLSWTLNDALWNNDGTWTSNATNSKKNGLDVSSLQLSGAAGYTVNINFSSAASLDNTDSLFCASIGGTGLNSIVGRYESGKIGIANNGSSSGRPASGLSSTAIDFNSPFSLTLSVQAGGAYSVFITQNGTTQTVSWPTMAQAGNLDQLYIGCWATLNGNQSSPTVSGLSFWEGAATQDDLAAIINVPEPATASLSLLGLGALLLRRRRK